Proteins found in one Leptidea sinapis chromosome 23, ilLepSina1.1, whole genome shotgun sequence genomic segment:
- the LOC126971315 gene encoding tRNA-uridine aminocarboxypropyltransferase 1, producing MNPKSSEARNKNEKPFEGLKIANSEVLHSISTRSPCPMCHKSRMYFCYTCFVPVTQLEGKLPICKLPLKVDIIKHRREIDGKSTAAHAAVLCPYDVRVYTYPEIPQYSEEERVVLLYPGTDACSVRELFTGRSSKKYSDYLISELPQGYNVGTLMTKVYDNDESNEIYHICDLPVDRLVLIDSTWNQSRGIFADNRIRCIPKVVVKKRISEFWRHQKGSPRWYLSTIEALHEFLLELHICAWGLDETYITKITTNFPVHDKENHPQCKPYNGQYDNLLFFFKFMYEKLHALYRHENLLAYKRPMQL from the exons ATGAATCCTAAAAGCTCCGAAGCCAGAAATAAGAATGAGAAACCATTTGAAGGATTAAAGATAGCAAATTCAGAAGTTCTACATTCTATATCTACACGTAGCCCATGCCCTATGTGTCACAAATCAcgaatgtatttttgttatacTTGTTTTGTACCAGTGACTCAGTTGGAGGGTAAACTACCAATTTGCAAG ttaccaCTCAAAGTTGACATTATCAAACATAGACGTGAAATAGATGGTAAAAGTACAGCAGCACATGCTGCTGTTTTATGTCCATATGATGTGAGAGTATACACATATCCTGAAATTCCTCAATATAGTGAAGAAGAGAGAGTTGTCCTACTGTATCCAGGGACAGATGCTTGTTCTGTCAGGGAGCTGTTCACCGGCAGGAGCAGTAAAAAATACTCTGATTATCTCATTTCAGAACTGCCGCAAGGATATAATGTGGGAACACTTATGACAAAAGTATATGATAATGATGAAAGTAATGAGATCTATCACATTTGTGATTTGCCAGTAGACAGATTAGTGTTGATTGATAGTACATGGAATCAAAGTCGTGGTATCTTTGCAGATAACAGAATAAGATGTATTCCCAAAGTAGTTGTGAAAAAAAGGATATCTGAATTTTGGAGACATCAAAAGGGAAGTCCAAGGTGGTACCTTTCTACCATCGAGGCATTGCATGAATTCTTGTTGGAACTGCATATTTGTGCATGGGGTCTTGATGAAACATATATCACTAAGATCACTACAAACTTTCCAGTTCATGATAAAGAAAACCATCCACAGTGTAAACCCTACAATGGACAATATGATAACTTattgttcttttttaaattcatgTATGAAAAATTGCATGCTCTTTATAGACATGAAAATTTGTTGGCATATAAGAGGCCAATGCAATTATAA
- the LOC126971290 gene encoding LOW QUALITY PROTEIN: F-box-like/WD repeat-containing protein TBL1X (The sequence of the model RefSeq protein was modified relative to this genomic sequence to represent the inferred CDS: inserted 1 base in 1 codon) gives MSFSIDEVNFLVYRYLQESGFHHSAYTFGIESHISQSNINGALVPPAALLNILQKGLQYTEAEITIGEDGTETRLTESLSLIDAVTPDIVAARQNAHNAQKQANKETTGSGSEQNGVEQTTTCSAPSTTGGAATPNAPEPLEVDQSIEIPPTKATVLRGHESEVFICAWNPSTDLLASGSGDSTARIWDMSDNPTTAPTQLVLRHCIQRGGAEVPSNKDVTSLDWNCDGNLLATGSYDGYARIWTTDGKLASTLGQHKGPIFALKWNKRGNYILSAGVDKTTIIWDAASGXMHTTIFIPQRPST, from the exons ATGAGTTTTTCAATAGATGAAGTCAACTTCTTAGTATATCGATACTTACAAGAATCAG GTTTTCATCATTCAGCGTACACGTTTGGTATTGAGTCTCACATATCACAGAGCAATATAAACGGTGCTCTTGTACCGCCGGCTGCACTTCTCAACATACTTCAAAAAGGCTTGCAGTACACCGAAGCCGAAATAACTATAGGAGAAGATG GAACAGAGACAAGACTTACAGaaagtttaagcctaattgatgCTGTAACACCTGATATTGTAGCAGCTAGACAAAATGCTCATAATGCACAAAAGCAAGCTAATAAAGAGACTACTGGATCGGGGAGTGAACAAAATGGTGTTGAG CAGACCACCACATGCAGTGCACCATCAACAACAGGTGGTGCTGCAACACCAAATGCTCCTGAACCATTGGAAGTAGATCAATCCATTGAGATACCACCTACCAAGGCAACAGTTCTTAGAGGGCATGAATCTGAAGTTTTTATTTGTGCATGGAATCCCAGCACAGATTTATTAGCTAGCGGCTCCGGTGATAGTACTGCAAG aatATGGGATATGTCTGATAATCCAACAACAGCACCCACTCAATTAGTGTTGAGACACTGCATTCAAAGAGGAGGAGCGGAGGTCCCTAGTAATAAGGATGTTACATCGCTTGACTGGAAT TGTGATGGAAATCTCTTAGCAACTGGGTCATATGATGGCTATGCTCGTATTTGGACTACAGATGGCAAACTTGCCTCTACATTAGGGCAACATAAAGGACCAATCTTTGCACTAAAGTGGAATAAGCGAGGAAATTACATACTAAGTGCTGGG GTTGATAAGACAACTATTATTTGGGATGCTGCATCAG CAATGCACACAACAATTTTCATTCCACAACGCCCCAGCACTTGA